A genomic stretch from Methylorubrum extorquens includes:
- a CDS encoding conserved protein of unknown function (Evidence 4 : Unknown function but conserved in other organisms): MAIQQTLTEIRALGLQASYDGANAEFRVDYCADDARHVEGKPGFGSAFYTEETSIALSAAGRMATAERGADVNAL, encoded by the coding sequence ATGGCGATCCAGCAGACCCTCACCGAGATCCGCGCCCTCGGCCTCCAGGCCTCCTACGACGGCGCCAACGCCGAGTTCCGCGTCGACTACTGCGCCGACGACGCTCGCCACGTCGAGGGCAAGCCGGGCTTCGGCTCCGCCTTCTACACCGAGGAGACCTCGATCGCCCTCTCCGCCGCCGGCCGGATGGCCACCGCCGAACGCGGCGCCGACGTCAACGCCCTCTGA
- a CDS encoding conserved protein of unknown function (Evidence 4 : Unknown function but conserved in other organisms): MTLSPPKPPRREPKVDLSGLTDRQILVRQGVVTLGELAFGPRWQSDLAAALSQEAGRRVGQAQVSHWVLGVRPVPESLVEPLQQLAMRIAADLVRRADRIRADWSAAPQEDVDALPGPPA; the protein is encoded by the coding sequence GTGACCCTCTCGCCACCCAAGCCCCCGCGCCGCGAGCCCAAGGTCGACCTCTCCGGCCTGACCGATCGGCAGATCCTCGTGCGACAGGGCGTCGTCACGCTAGGCGAGCTCGCCTTCGGGCCGCGCTGGCAGTCCGACCTCGCGGCCGCCCTGTCGCAGGAGGCGGGCCGCCGCGTCGGGCAGGCGCAGGTCTCGCACTGGGTTCTCGGCGTGCGGCCGGTGCCCGAGTCGCTGGTCGAGCCCCTGCAGCAGCTGGCCATGCGGATCGCCGCCGACCTCGTGCGCCGAGCCGACCGGATCCGCGCGGACTGGTCGGCCGCTCCGCAGGAGGATGTCGACGCCCTGCCGGGGCCGCCGGCCTGA
- a CDS encoding putative FAD/FMN-containing dehydrogenase (Evidence 3 : Putative function from multiple computational evidences; Product type e : enzyme), whose amino-acid sequence MTAPLSRDRLLATLSERLGLRHVRTDPADLAPHLVESRGLYRGHALAVVAPGTTEEVAFTVRTCAAARVPVVAQGGNTGLVGGGVPFGGIVLSLNRLDRLRAIDPLGASMTVEAGMILADVQAAAEAAGMLFPLSWAAEGTARIGGGLATNAGGLAVLAYGNARDLVLGLEVVLADGRIWNGLKALRKNNAGYDLKHLFVGSEGTLGIITAATLKLYPKPLSTCVGFVGLASAQAALALFARLRAGADRGLTAFEYMPRFGLEMVLRHGIDVRPPLSGSHAAYALVELSSPRPGSDTRAEMEALLAEAMEAGEVEDAVIGGSAAQDAALWRLRELLPEVQKAEGGSIKHDVSLPLSRLADFLEEASAACEAAMPGLRPCPFGHFGDGNIHFNLTQPVGMEKAEFLSQWGRFNAIVHGIVERMDGSIAAEHGIGLIKRDELARTADPVGLDLMRRLKAALDPHDGLNPGKVVALSDDPPPALPV is encoded by the coding sequence ATGACCGCTCCCCTCTCCCGCGATCGCCTGCTGGCCACGCTCTCCGAGCGGCTCGGCCTTCGGCACGTGCGCACCGATCCGGCCGATCTCGCGCCGCATCTCGTCGAGTCGCGCGGGCTCTATCGCGGCCATGCGCTGGCCGTCGTGGCGCCGGGCACGACCGAGGAGGTCGCCTTCACCGTGCGAACCTGCGCCGCGGCACGGGTGCCGGTGGTGGCGCAGGGCGGCAATACCGGCCTCGTCGGCGGCGGCGTGCCCTTCGGCGGGATCGTGCTGTCGCTCAACCGCCTCGACAGGCTGCGCGCGATCGATCCCCTCGGCGCCAGCATGACGGTGGAAGCCGGCATGATCCTCGCCGACGTGCAGGCCGCGGCCGAGGCGGCGGGGATGCTGTTCCCGCTCTCCTGGGCGGCGGAGGGCACGGCGCGGATCGGCGGCGGCCTCGCCACCAATGCCGGGGGCCTGGCGGTGCTGGCCTACGGCAATGCCCGCGACCTCGTGCTCGGCCTCGAGGTCGTGCTCGCCGACGGACGGATCTGGAACGGGCTCAAGGCGCTGCGCAAGAATAACGCCGGCTACGACCTCAAGCACCTGTTCGTCGGCTCGGAGGGCACGCTCGGTATCATCACCGCCGCGACCCTGAAGCTGTACCCCAAGCCCCTCTCCACCTGCGTCGGCTTCGTCGGCCTCGCCTCGGCGCAGGCGGCGCTCGCCCTGTTCGCCCGGCTCCGGGCCGGCGCCGACCGGGGGCTGACGGCCTTCGAGTACATGCCCCGCTTCGGCCTGGAGATGGTGCTGAGACACGGCATCGACGTGCGTCCGCCGCTCTCCGGCTCCCATGCCGCCTACGCCCTGGTGGAGCTGTCCTCGCCCCGGCCCGGCTCCGACACCCGCGCCGAGATGGAAGCCTTGCTCGCCGAGGCGATGGAGGCGGGAGAGGTGGAGGATGCGGTGATCGGCGGCAGCGCGGCGCAGGACGCCGCCCTGTGGCGCCTGCGCGAGTTGCTGCCCGAGGTGCAGAAGGCGGAGGGCGGCTCGATCAAGCACGACGTCTCGCTGCCGCTCTCGCGCCTCGCCGACTTCCTGGAAGAGGCGAGTGCGGCCTGCGAGGCGGCCATGCCGGGCCTGCGCCCCTGCCCGTTCGGGCATTTCGGCGACGGCAATATCCACTTCAATCTGACCCAGCCGGTCGGCATGGAGAAGGCGGAGTTCCTGAGCCAGTGGGGCCGCTTCAACGCCATCGTTCACGGCATCGTCGAGCGCATGGACGGCTCGATCGCCGCCGAGCACGGCATCGGCTTGATCAAGCGCGATGAACTCGCCCGCACCGCCGACCCCGTCGGCCTCGACCTGATGCGGCGGTTGAAGGCCGCCCTCGACCCGCATGATGGGCTCAATCCGGGCAAGGTGGTGGCCCTCTCGGACGACCCGCCGCCGGCTCTCCCGGTCTGA
- a CDS encoding protein of unknown function (Evidence 5 : Unknown function) produces MSLRKAQRSDMIGCPPAQAGLYIRRNQP; encoded by the coding sequence ATGAGTCTGCGCAAAGCTCAACGCTCCGACATGATCGGCTGCCCGCCTGCGCAGGCCGGGCTCTACATTCGTCGGAACCAACCTTAA
- the phaA gene encoding beta-ketothiolase (Evidence 2a : Function from experimental evidences in other organisms; PubMedId : 11208803; Product type e : enzyme), translated as MAASEDIVIVGAARTPVGSFAGAFGSVPAHELGATAIKAALERAGVSPDDVDEVIFGQVLTAAAGQNPARQAAIAAGIPEKATAWGLNQVCGSGLRTVAVGMQQIANGDAKVIVAGGQESMSLSPHAQYLRGGQKMGDLKLVDTMIKDGLWDAFNGYHMGQTAENVAQAFQLTREQQDQFAVRSQNKAEAARKEGRFKEEIVPVTVRGRKGDTVVDTDEYIRDGATVEAMAKLKPAFAKDGTVTAANASGLNDGAAALVLMSASEAERRGITPLARIVSWATAGVDPKVMGTGPIPASRKALEKAGWKPADLDLIEANEAFAAQALAVNKDMGWDDEKVNVNGGAIAIGHPIGASGARVLITLLHELKRRDAKKGLATLCIGGGMGVAMCVERV; from the coding sequence ATGGCAGCCAGTGAAGATATCGTCATTGTCGGTGCGGCGCGTACGCCCGTCGGATCGTTCGCCGGTGCCTTCGGTTCCGTGCCGGCCCACGAACTCGGCGCCACGGCGATCAAGGCCGCACTGGAGCGCGCGGGCGTTTCGCCGGACGACGTGGACGAGGTGATCTTCGGCCAGGTGCTCACCGCTGCCGCCGGGCAGAACCCGGCCCGTCAGGCCGCCATCGCCGCGGGCATCCCCGAGAAGGCGACCGCCTGGGGCCTCAATCAGGTCTGCGGCTCGGGCCTGCGCACCGTCGCGGTCGGCATGCAGCAGATCGCCAACGGCGACGCCAAGGTGATTGTGGCCGGCGGCCAGGAATCGATGTCGCTCAGCCCGCACGCCCAGTACCTGCGCGGCGGCCAGAAGATGGGCGATCTCAAGCTCGTCGACACCATGATCAAGGACGGCCTGTGGGACGCCTTCAACGGCTACCACATGGGCCAGACCGCCGAGAACGTTGCCCAGGCCTTCCAGCTCACCCGCGAGCAGCAGGACCAGTTCGCGGTCCGCTCGCAGAACAAGGCTGAGGCCGCCCGCAAGGAAGGCCGCTTCAAGGAAGAGATCGTCCCCGTCACTGTGAGGGGCCGCAAGGGCGACACGGTCGTCGACACCGACGAGTACATCCGTGACGGCGCCACCGTCGAGGCGATGGCCAAGCTCAAGCCCGCCTTTGCCAAGGACGGCACCGTGACCGCGGCCAACGCCTCAGGCCTCAACGACGGCGCCGCCGCGCTCGTGCTGATGTCGGCTTCCGAGGCCGAGCGCCGGGGCATCACGCCGCTGGCCCGGATCGTCTCTTGGGCGACCGCGGGCGTCGATCCCAAGGTGATGGGCACGGGCCCGATCCCGGCCTCGCGCAAGGCCCTGGAGAAGGCCGGCTGGAAGCCCGCCGACCTCGACCTGATCGAGGCAAACGAGGCTTTCGCCGCCCAGGCGCTGGCCGTGAACAAGGACATGGGCTGGGACGACGAGAAGGTGAACGTCAATGGCGGCGCCATCGCCATCGGCCACCCGATCGGTGCCTCCGGCGCCCGCGTTCTCATCACCCTGCTGCACGAGCTGAAGCGCCGCGACGCCAAGAAGGGCCTCGCCACGCTCTGCATCGGCGGCGGCATGGGTGTCGCCATGTGTGTCGAGCGGGTCTGA
- the lpxM gene encoding lipid A biosynthesis lauroyl acyltransferase (Evidence 2b : Function from indirect experimental evidences (e.g. phenotypes); Product type e : enzyme) — translation MLACPKNILYAAFRTSPDRSFDEPAVLRLALILRRNLPRLAGFATIPLIRAVFLLARMLGTDRASAAGGRLVRLIGPFLPSHRTAMDNLRAAYPKEDERRLRAIALEAWDNLGRTGAEYAHLDTIFDYDPENLATQRMEVRGLEQFFAIRDDGQPGLIFSAHLANWELPAICAEKFGLETTAVFRPPNNPAAAQLVQEVRRKTMGGLAASGPGAVFAMQGVVERGGHLGQLIDQHFTRGVVVTFFGRPVLVNPLLGKLARHHDCPVHGARVVRKGGGRFLLELTPPLDLPRGPDGLIEVQGAMQAMTRVIEGWVREHPGQWLWMHRRWRPKMLPKGTLPVQPAGEAQST, via the coding sequence GTGCTCGCCTGCCCGAAAAATATACTTTATGCCGCCTTCCGAACCTCCCCCGATCGCTCCTTCGATGAACCGGCTGTGCTGCGCCTTGCGCTGATCCTGCGGCGGAACCTGCCTCGGCTGGCCGGCTTCGCGACCATCCCGCTGATCCGAGCGGTGTTCCTGCTCGCGCGGATGCTCGGCACCGACCGGGCGAGTGCGGCCGGCGGCCGGCTCGTTCGCCTCATCGGACCGTTCCTGCCCTCGCACCGCACGGCGATGGACAACCTCCGCGCGGCCTATCCGAAGGAGGACGAGCGGCGGCTGCGGGCGATCGCGCTGGAGGCATGGGACAATCTCGGGCGCACCGGCGCCGAATACGCCCATCTCGACACGATCTTCGATTACGACCCGGAGAACCTCGCGACCCAGCGCATGGAAGTGCGCGGGCTCGAACAGTTCTTCGCGATCCGCGACGATGGCCAGCCGGGGCTGATCTTCTCAGCTCACCTCGCCAACTGGGAACTGCCCGCGATCTGCGCGGAGAAGTTCGGGCTCGAGACCACCGCCGTGTTCCGCCCGCCGAACAATCCGGCCGCCGCCCAGCTCGTGCAGGAAGTCCGCCGCAAGACCATGGGAGGGCTTGCCGCCTCCGGCCCCGGCGCCGTCTTCGCGATGCAGGGCGTGGTGGAGCGCGGCGGCCATCTCGGCCAGCTCATCGATCAGCACTTCACCCGCGGTGTCGTGGTGACGTTCTTCGGCCGGCCGGTGCTGGTCAACCCGCTGCTCGGCAAGCTCGCCCGGCACCACGATTGCCCGGTCCACGGCGCGCGGGTGGTGCGCAAGGGCGGCGGGCGCTTCCTGCTCGAACTGACGCCGCCGCTCGATCTGCCCCGCGGCCCGGACGGGCTGATCGAGGTTCAGGGCGCGATGCAGGCGATGACGCGCGTGATCGAGGGATGGGTGCGCGAGCATCCCGGCCAGTGGCTGTGGATGCACCGCCGCTGGCGGCCCAAGATGCTGCCGAAGGGAACGCTTCCGGTGCAGCCCGCCGGGGAAGCGCAGAGCACCTGA
- a CDS encoding transposase, with product MDAPVVGIDVARDRLDIHVHPSGANFAVDRTTEGVEQLCERLRPLKPKLVVLEATGGLEAMVARALTTWRLPAVIVNPAQVRAFAHALGQRAKTDRIDATVIARFAAATNPPVRARADAKTQALADLVTRRRQIVGLIASERQRASQAPPCIRDSVRRVIEALEQEQSVIDRSIDAEVDRSLEWRRKETLLTSVPGVGPTIARTLIAELPELGSLNRKQVAALVGLAPWTRQSGQWRGRSFIAGGRAPVRTALFMGAMVASRHNAALKTFRDRLIAAGKPKLVALIATARKLITILNAILRDGTPWQPA from the coding sequence ATGGACGCTCCTGTTGTTGGGATCGATGTGGCCCGTGACCGCCTCGATATTCATGTTCATCCCTCTGGAGCGAACTTCGCCGTTGATCGTACGACCGAGGGTGTGGAGCAGCTGTGCGAACGCCTCCGGCCCCTGAAGCCGAAGCTCGTCGTCCTGGAGGCAACCGGCGGTTTGGAAGCCATGGTGGCACGTGCTCTCACCACCTGGAGGCTGCCAGCCGTGATCGTGAACCCAGCACAGGTCCGTGCTTTCGCTCACGCCTTGGGCCAACGCGCCAAGACCGACCGCATCGACGCCACCGTGATCGCCCGGTTCGCGGCGGCCACCAACCCACCCGTTCGCGCTCGGGCCGATGCCAAGACTCAGGCCTTGGCTGATCTCGTCACAAGACGCCGTCAGATCGTAGGACTGATCGCGTCCGAGCGGCAGCGAGCGAGCCAAGCTCCACCGTGCATTCGAGACAGCGTCCGGCGCGTCATAGAGGCGTTGGAGCAGGAGCAGAGTGTGATCGACCGCTCGATCGATGCAGAGGTAGACCGGTCGCTTGAATGGCGCAGGAAGGAGACCCTCCTGACCTCCGTTCCTGGTGTTGGACCGACGATCGCACGAACCCTGATCGCGGAGCTGCCTGAGCTTGGAAGCCTCAACCGGAAGCAAGTCGCCGCGCTGGTCGGCTTGGCCCCTTGGACGCGGCAATCCGGTCAGTGGCGAGGGAGGAGCTTCATTGCAGGCGGCCGCGCACCTGTTCGCACGGCGCTGTTCATGGGGGCCATGGTGGCCAGCCGTCACAATGCCGCGCTGAAAACCTTCCGGGACCGGCTCATCGCAGCCGGTAAGCCCAAGCTCGTTGCCCTGATTGCCACCGCTCGGAAGCTGATCACCATCCTCAACGCCATCCTGAGAGACGGAACGCCATGGCAACCCGCTTGA
- a CDS encoding conserved protein of unknown function (Evidence 4 : Unknown function but conserved in other organisms), which produces MSTIATATAHKIALSVCKGDYQKSLINGWASWAGSDLKGSAARYGGRYRDSRDSLIAACRDAGLRVQVSKIGPRQSLVATILTRAEAARIRETVPGVDPCVEGRALEARIDRVEKKTAAAARKRARELAVDEVALSQLTV; this is translated from the coding sequence ATGTCGACCATCGCCACCGCCACCGCCCACAAGATCGCCCTCTCGGTCTGCAAGGGGGACTACCAGAAATCCCTGATCAACGGCTGGGCCTCGTGGGCCGGGTCGGACCTGAAGGGGAGCGCCGCCCGCTACGGCGGCCGCTACCGGGACAGCCGCGATAGCCTGATCGCCGCCTGCCGGGATGCCGGCCTGCGCGTCCAGGTCTCGAAGATCGGCCCCCGTCAGAGCCTCGTCGCCACGATACTCACGCGTGCGGAGGCTGCCCGCATCCGGGAGACGGTGCCCGGCGTCGACCCCTGCGTCGAGGGACGTGCCCTGGAGGCACGCATCGACCGCGTCGAGAAGAAGACAGCTGCAGCTGCGCGCAAGCGTGCTCGCGAGCTCGCCGTCGACGAGGTCGCCCTGTCCCAACTCACGGTCTGA
- a CDS encoding putative Fumarylacetoacetate (FAA) hydrolase (Evidence 3 : Putative function from multiple computational evidences; Product type e : enzyme) has translation MLSVIPNPPRTALPIHGSSDLFPVRRVYCVGRNYRAHAREMGADERDPPFFFLKPADTVQIVPEGVTVEHPYPPRTENYHFEVELVAALGRGGRDIPVETAGTHVYGYAVGLDMTRRDLQDEAKRQARPWELGKAADFSAPIGALRPAGVIGHPRSGAITLAVDGAERQRGDLSEMIWSVPEQVALLSTYFELHPGDLILTGTPSGVGAVQRGQTMTARIEGVGAIALKVV, from the coding sequence ATGCTGTCCGTGATCCCGAACCCGCCGCGCACGGCGCTGCCGATCCACGGCAGTTCCGATCTGTTTCCCGTGCGCCGGGTCTATTGCGTGGGCCGCAACTACCGGGCCCATGCCCGCGAGATGGGCGCTGACGAGCGCGACCCGCCCTTCTTCTTCCTCAAGCCGGCCGACACAGTCCAGATCGTGCCCGAGGGCGTGACGGTCGAGCATCCCTATCCGCCCCGCACCGAAAACTACCATTTCGAGGTGGAGCTGGTGGCCGCCCTCGGCCGGGGCGGGCGCGACATCCCGGTGGAGACCGCCGGCACCCATGTCTACGGCTACGCGGTCGGCCTCGACATGACCCGGCGCGACCTCCAGGACGAGGCCAAGCGGCAGGCTCGGCCATGGGAGCTCGGCAAGGCGGCGGATTTCTCCGCCCCCATCGGCGCCCTGCGGCCGGCGGGCGTCATCGGCCATCCTCGCTCCGGCGCGATCACGCTGGCCGTCGACGGCGCCGAGCGCCAGCGCGGCGACCTTTCCGAGATGATCTGGTCGGTGCCGGAGCAGGTCGCACTGCTCTCGACCTATTTCGAGCTGCATCCCGGCGACCTGATCCTCACCGGCACGCCCTCGGGCGTCGGGGCGGTGCAACGCGGCCAGACCATGACCGCGCGGATCGAGGGCGTCGGCGCGATCGCGCTCAAGGTCGTGTGA
- a CDS encoding aminopeptidase (Evidence 2b : Function from indirect experimental evidences (e.g. phenotypes); Product type e : enzyme) codes for MSQTPGTAALPFTERLDRLAEVAVRVGLGLKAGQELVMTAPLEAVPLARAITEQAYKAGAALVTTFYADDAATLARFAHAPDEAFDRAAGWLYAGMADAYRSGAARLAISGDDPSLLAGQDPSKVARANRSRSQAYVPALELIAGFSTNWTIVSAATKPWARTVFPDLPEDEAVARLWDAVFAASRIDGPDPVAAWGAHNRDLARRTERLNGARFSALRFRGPGTDLTVGLADDHEWCGGATTAKNGIVCNANIPTEEVFTTPHRARVEGYVASTKPLSYQGTLIDDIRVRFAEGRIVEANARTGSDVLAKVLDTDEGAARLGEVALVPASSAISASGLLFYNTLYDENAASHIALGQAYSKCFRNGGDGLSESDLAERGANRSLIHIDWMIGSAEIDVDGITASGEALPVMRRGEWAD; via the coding sequence ATGAGCCAGACGCCGGGCACGGCCGCCCTCCCCTTCACCGAGCGCCTCGACCGGCTGGCGGAAGTCGCCGTGCGGGTCGGCCTCGGGCTGAAAGCGGGCCAGGAACTGGTGATGACGGCGCCGCTTGAAGCGGTGCCGCTGGCCCGCGCCATCACCGAGCAGGCCTACAAGGCCGGTGCTGCGCTGGTCACCACCTTCTACGCGGACGACGCCGCGACGCTCGCGCGCTTCGCCCACGCGCCCGACGAGGCGTTCGACCGGGCCGCCGGCTGGCTCTATGCCGGCATGGCGGACGCCTATCGGAGCGGAGCGGCCCGGCTCGCCATCTCGGGCGACGACCCGTCCCTGCTGGCGGGTCAGGACCCGTCCAAGGTCGCCCGCGCCAACCGTTCGCGCTCGCAGGCCTACGTGCCGGCGCTGGAACTGATCGCCGGCTTCTCCACCAACTGGACCATCGTCTCGGCCGCGACCAAGCCCTGGGCGCGCACGGTCTTCCCCGACCTTCCCGAGGACGAGGCGGTCGCGCGCCTGTGGGACGCGGTCTTTGCCGCCTCGCGCATCGACGGACCCGACCCCGTCGCGGCCTGGGGCGCGCATAACCGCGATCTCGCCCGCCGCACCGAGCGGCTCAACGGCGCCCGCTTCTCCGCCCTGCGCTTCCGCGGCCCCGGCACCGACCTGACCGTGGGGCTCGCCGACGATCACGAATGGTGCGGCGGCGCGACGACGGCCAAGAACGGCATCGTCTGCAACGCCAACATCCCGACCGAGGAGGTGTTCACCACGCCCCACCGGGCGCGGGTTGAGGGCTACGTCGCCAGCACCAAGCCGCTCTCCTACCAGGGCACCCTGATCGACGACATCCGTGTGCGCTTCGCCGAGGGCCGCATCGTCGAGGCGAACGCGCGCACCGGCAGCGACGTGCTCGCCAAGGTGCTCGACACCGACGAGGGCGCCGCCCGCCTCGGCGAGGTGGCTCTGGTGCCCGCCTCCTCGGCGATCTCGGCCTCGGGCCTGTTGTTCTACAACACGCTCTACGACGAGAACGCCGCGAGCCACATCGCGCTGGGGCAGGCCTACTCGAAGTGCTTCCGCAACGGCGGCGACGGTCTGAGCGAGTCGGATCTCGCCGAGCGCGGCGCCAACCGCAGCCTGATCCATATCGACTGGATGATCGGCTCGGCCGAGATCGACGTGGACGGGATCACCGCATCCGGCGAGGCTTTGCCGGTGATGCGCCGCGGCGAGTGGGCCGACTGA
- the phaB gene encoding acetoacetyl-CoA reductase (Evidence 2a : Function from experimental evidences in other organisms; PubMedId : 11208803; Product type e : enzyme), with product MAQERVALVTGGTRGIGAAISKRLKDKGYKVAANYGGNDEAANAFKAETGIPVFKFDVGDLASCEAGIKAIEAELGPIDVLVNNAGITRDGAFHKMTFEKWQAVIRTNLDSMFTCTRPLIEGMRARNFGRIIIISSINGQKGQAGQTNYSAAKAGVIGFAKALAQESASKGVTVNVVAPGYIATEMVMAVPEDIRNKIISTIPTGRLGEADEIAHAVEYLASDEAGFVNGSTLTINGGQHFV from the coding sequence ATGGCTCAGGAACGCGTCGCCCTCGTCACGGGCGGAACGCGCGGCATCGGCGCCGCGATCTCCAAGCGCCTGAAGGACAAGGGCTACAAGGTCGCCGCCAATTACGGCGGAAACGACGAGGCGGCCAACGCCTTCAAGGCCGAGACCGGCATCCCGGTGTTCAAGTTCGACGTCGGCGATCTCGCGAGCTGCGAGGCCGGCATCAAGGCGATCGAAGCCGAACTCGGCCCGATCGACGTCCTCGTGAACAACGCCGGCATCACCCGCGACGGCGCCTTCCACAAGATGACCTTCGAGAAGTGGCAGGCGGTGATCCGCACCAACCTCGACTCGATGTTCACCTGCACCCGTCCGCTGATCGAGGGAATGCGCGCGCGCAATTTCGGGCGCATCATCATCATCTCGTCGATCAACGGCCAGAAGGGCCAGGCCGGCCAGACCAACTACTCGGCCGCCAAGGCCGGCGTGATCGGCTTCGCCAAGGCGCTGGCGCAGGAGAGCGCCTCGAAGGGCGTCACCGTGAACGTGGTGGCCCCCGGCTACATCGCCACCGAGATGGTGATGGCGGTGCCGGAAGACATCCGTAACAAGATCATCTCGACGATCCCGACCGGCCGCCTCGGCGAGGCCGACGAGATCGCCCACGCGGTCGAGTACCTCGCCAGCGACGAGGCCGGCTTCGTCAACGGCTCGACCCTCACCATCAACGGCGGTCAGCACTTCGTCTGA
- a CDS encoding NUDIX superfamily hydrolase (Evidence 2b : Function from indirect experimental evidences (e.g. phenotypes); Product type e : enzyme), with translation MSEPGRDGRNACVYKAGMIPNLDRPWLHRLSLRVALFTRGMTLGVRGVAIDGQGRVCLVRHTYVAGWHLPGGGIDPGESGPTAMAREFREEAEIVVSPDAPLQLHGFFLNPGAQRRDHIAVYIVPAFTVTGPKRPDREIAEAGFFPLDALPADTTRATRARLDEIRGSQPPAELW, from the coding sequence GTGAGCGAGCCGGGGCGCGACGGGCGAAACGCCTGCGTCTACAAGGCGGGCATGATCCCGAATCTCGACCGCCCCTGGCTCCACCGCTTGTCCCTGCGGGTCGCATTGTTCACGCGCGGCATGACGCTGGGCGTCCGCGGCGTCGCCATCGACGGACAGGGACGGGTCTGCCTCGTGCGCCATACCTATGTCGCCGGCTGGCACCTGCCGGGTGGCGGAATCGATCCGGGCGAGAGCGGCCCCACCGCGATGGCCCGCGAGTTCCGGGAAGAAGCCGAGATCGTGGTGTCGCCGGATGCCCCGCTGCAATTGCACGGCTTCTTCCTGAACCCCGGCGCGCAGCGCCGCGACCACATCGCCGTCTACATCGTCCCGGCCTTCACGGTGACGGGCCCGAAGCGACCGGACCGCGAGATCGCCGAGGCCGGCTTCTTCCCCCTCGATGCCCTACCGGCCGACACCACCCGCGCCACCCGCGCCCGTCTCGACGAGATCCGCGGCAGCCAGCCTCCGGCCGAGCTTTGGTGA
- a CDS encoding conserved protein of unknown function (Evidence 4 : Unknown function but conserved in other organisms), whose amino-acid sequence MPVSQARVPTAEASRYLKQLCRHWSHKFPVEESGDKGRVPFGEDRICTFEASPDALVMQVATPDPAGLTRLENVVSDHLLRFAFRENLGDITWSRAA is encoded by the coding sequence ATGCCCGTTTCACAGGCCCGGGTGCCGACCGCGGAAGCCAGTCGCTACCTGAAGCAGCTCTGCCGCCATTGGAGCCATAAGTTCCCGGTCGAGGAGAGCGGCGACAAGGGCCGGGTTCCGTTCGGCGAGGATCGGATCTGCACCTTCGAGGCGAGCCCCGACGCCCTGGTGATGCAGGTGGCCACGCCCGACCCGGCCGGCCTGACACGGCTGGAGAATGTGGTCTCCGACCATCTCCTGCGCTTTGCCTTCCGCGAAAATCTGGGTGACATCACGTGGTCGCGCGCGGCCTGA